The Eleginops maclovinus isolate JMC-PN-2008 ecotype Puerto Natales chromosome 18, JC_Emac_rtc_rv5, whole genome shotgun sequence genome segment TCCTCACCAGAGCCTGAGATGGAGCTTTCAAAGCCAGTGATGACCTGCAGCACATGGGGAAGTACGCTGGACAGAAAGGCCTGCAGACCGAGCCTCACGATCAGCTGCAGAATGAAGCAGTCAGTGTAGAGATAGAAGCGTCCTCGGAGGCAGTGAGGGTTTTCATAAACGTTGATCAGTGGCTTCAGTAAGTACTTATTTGCATTTCTGGGACCCAGAACTCCAGAGATGGGCTCGAAAAGGTACCAGGCTGCATAGACAGCAGTGGACTCCTCAAGCATGAGCGCAAGAATGAAGGGCAAGAGAATCTCAAGACCCTCCCCTGTGATGTTTCCCCGCAACAGTGTCTCAAGCTGCTGCCACAGGTGAAAGACAACATCTCTTCCTTGAAGACTACAAGTAGTCTCCATCTTGGAGTGGTAGGAAAAGATAAATCCATGAAGTGCTTCAAAATaggaagggaaaggaaagggcGTGATGATTGGGTTCAGAAACTGGCAGGGGCTTGGGGGAGGGAGACCATCGCAGATGGGTTCATATTTGAAAAGGAGTGGACTTGGGCAAACCGGTACATTGCTATTTGCTATACCAGAGTGCTTCTCTATAAGAAGCAGTGTCTCAAGAGCGTTGTGCAAAGACAGTGGCACATCACGGAGGCTGGCAGAGCAGAGCTTCATGACAGCTTGGAAACGCTGTCTCAGGGGAGTGCCTGGTTTCAGTCCTCTCAGTTTAGAGGAGTAGAATATCTCAGCGATGAGGACACCAAGGGCCTGCATGTCTCTTTGGTAGAGCTGTGTGTGAGCGAGTAGAGATTCAAGTATGACACCGTCTCTCATGCAGTCAGAAGACCCTGGAGGATGCCAGACTTCAGCATGCAGACTCTTCACCAGGAAATTGTTCAGCTTCTCCAGCTCTTCCAAAGGCTGCAATGGGTTAAAGCCTTCAGGGAGGACAATCTTGATTTCTTCTACATTGGCAGTCAAACTCCCCTCcccatgttttttgtttgttgaccCACCTCTTTGTAACATGGCAGTACGTAAACCAGGGCCTAAGCCTGTGAAATCACCAGGGAATGAACTTGGGGACTGAGAACCAATGAGTGCTGCATGCTCTCCTACCATCTTTCCTCCTGCCGTACTGACGCTTGGCATTGGCACAGCGCTGGACACAGAACTGGATGAGCCGGCAGACGCTAATGAGTCCAGAGCTTCCATACCTTGTTCGAGCTCTTCATCTCTGTCTACCATGGTCCAGCTACTGGACTCACAACCTGTGGACTCTGGCACCATTCCATCCACAGTATCAGCCACTGTGCTGACTTGAGGGATGTGTAGAGAAGGCACGTTAAGAGCAGCAAGGCCAAGGAGAGGGGGTTCGGCTGGGGCGTACTGGGAGGGAGATAAGCGTGGCGGGTGGGGCTGGTCAAACAGCTGAACCACACCATAGGTAGTCAGGTTGGTGTGGTGGTCAACAAGGTGCAGGCACACATTCTTGGCTTTGACAGCTTCTTTACCAGACAGTTTATAGCCAAATGTGAGATCTATCCAGTGATGCAAATACTGGGACACCTCTCTGCTCTCCAGAAGGCGCCGATGGACCTCTATAAACTCTTCGCATGACTTGCACCAGGAAGGCACATCCAGATCTGGCATGTCGGGGTGGATTGAGCGGAAAATGGAGGGATCTGTGTAGAACTCTGGAATGCACTCATCGGGGGTCCAGCTCTGCATGCGCTCCATACTGGCTGGGTATTCATTGGGCTCCCACTGCGATCTAACATGGCTGCACAACACTGACTTGGGTGTCTGTCGGGCTTTGTAGACATAGTACGTAATGTCTGAGAGCACATCAGATATGTGATGAGGTACATGGAGATGGTCAGACTGTCCAGCACCGCCAGCACCTAAAGAGCCACAGAGGTCTCCGCCAACTCCACTTCCACCAACCCCACCACCCGATGCAGCAGCCAAAGCCTCTTTGGTCATCTCATACGTGAAGTCCAGCTGCTTATCCCCTTTGTTGAGCCTGAACTTTGACCTCCTGAGGTCTCGGAATTTTCCAAATGGCACAGTGAAATCAATCACCCAAGGCAGCACTGGGTGATAGTTGGGGTCACCTTCTCGTCTTCCTGCTAACCTGTTTAGTTCCATCAAGTAGCGGAAGTTACTGACTCGTCCATGGACCCAGTCCAAAACCAACTTCTTAAGCTCATCAAAGCAGTCTTCGCAAAACGTTTTGTTCTCTTGGCTCACACAGACATTGTTCCTTGGCAGGGCACTTTTTGGCACTTGCCTGCCAGTCACAGCGCTGTTTGCATCCCATTCAGTCCCAAGTTCCTCATAATGAGCCAAGTTGAGCTTGAGACGACTGCAGAGCTGCTCATCTACAGCAATGTCCTGCAGGGAGAGTTCTCCACAAGACAGACCTGCTGCATGACATCCCTGCAGGGCTTTTAGTAACTGATAGAGAATGAACAACACTTTGGCATGGCTGTTAGCGAGCTTGGCTGGGCTGAAGGAGACAATGTCATGGAGTGTATACTGAGTATAAGGTAGGATTACATAGAGCATCTCAGCCGTCTCCAGCAGACACTCAGCAGGCAGAACATTTGGACACAGATGGTCTGTCTGGGACTTGGAGAAGAAAGATGAACTGGATGGCAGAcagttttctttctccttctctctggcTGGAGAAAGTGATGGTGACACTCTGTCAGATGAGATGAATGTGGAATTGAAGAGCCTCTGCAGAGCATGACGCACTGAATCTACAGCTGCAACATGCATCTGTTCACTGGCTCCGGCATATGCTTGCACACGTTTGTAATGAGCATCACGCCACAGATTTCTGTAAAAGggagaaagacaaaaaggaaaatcattgttatctgatttattttttcactacTATCTGTTTTCACATGTTCAAgctaaaaaatatgtatataataaagtaaaagggAGTGTATACTCATACATCTTAAATAAATGGTTTATTAATAAAAGCATTAAGCAGCATTTTTGTACAATAGTGTACCAAGtaacctgtttttaaaatggtTGCATATCCACATTTTAAAGGCTAGAATAACAGAATACCAGAATTTGTATCACCAACCTGACATTATGTTGTGACACACATTGCATGGTTTTGACATAGGAATCCTGTGACATGAATTCCATTTGTTGATGGCACGGGTCTCTGGCCAATCGGTAGCTGAGCTTGCTTTTCCTCAGACCCTGAATGCACACTCGGGTCCAGCCAGTTGGCAATTTCGCCTGGGAACACTGAAGATAGGTGCGAATTTCTGCCTCACTGATGCAGTCAAAGCGAGCACATCGCATgatcctcctctccctcaggcCCATCACCCAGCGCATCGGTACAAGAGCTGTGAGCTCCCTGGGACGGGGACCAGGGCCTTGCTGCCTCCGGTCAACCCCCAGTTCTTTTTCAACTGCACGCATCAGCCAATCCATGGTGAGTGCTTGTTAAGGGTCACGGAATATCCTGCTGCGTATGCTTTGCTGTCTCCCACAAGGACCACTTTCAGACATTCATGGAGGAAGAAATCAAAGTCAGCAAGGGCAGACCTAATCTACTCTTCCACCTGCAGATATTATTAGAAAGCACAAATGGACAATTAGATAAGGTTATAACGCATATTTCGCAGTACTTTACGAtgagaaatgttgttgttttcgaCAGAGGAGAAAATTAGGTTGTTGCAATGAAGGAGATATGTTTGAGTGAATGCATATGAATAACTTGTACTTCTCAAAGTTCCTGAAGTTTGAGCTCAGCACTGCTCACATGACTACCACTTCCTGCTTCCGAAGTTCCGCCAAATCATCACAAGTCTCCAGATGGGATTTATGGTctacattttccaaaaataaactaTTATTCGCGGGCCAATTGAATGTTGCTACTAGTCCCTTTACCTACGAAAAATGCCAATAACGGCAATAGGTTAAGTCAGAAGTTTGAATGGATGTACTATAACGTTAGCTACGCTGCTAGCTGTCTGACAGataacatcaacaataaatacagCCCAATTTAAAGCGAGACCCTAAATATTATAAGCTTCATACCACAGATGGCTATGCTAATAATGACAGCCTCTTTTACGTTGTTTATTGTCTCAGAGAGATTTGAGCTTTAATAAGTTTTAGAAACACGATTGAGAAACTTGCGTCAACCTAGCGCTTACAGTTAGCTTAACAAAGTGGCTAACAACCAACACCTCATTCAAACAATCAAAACAACCTTTGAAAATTCACTAACATAATTGACACACAGCTAAACAAGAGCAGCTTTAATGGTTAAATGTTACTACACGGTAATTTCGGAAGAACAGCTCTCACTGTTTAATATTTAGCTCACCTCTCACCACTTGTAGCAGTTGACAGATGGCTAGCGTTAAGCTAACGTTGCATCTCCAGTTTCAAACATGTTGAGTTTGTGCAACAGTAACTTTATAAAACGAGGACATACAGCGGGGCGTCATTTAGTTCCTTCATTTTTCTGATGTTCAGCTAAGCGTGACAGCGGAAAGACGACAGTCAGTCAGCCgatgatgtttttgttcagaGCTAGTTGGAGCCATGTTTAAGAAGAGACACCTCACGTGACACAACACCAGCCCCATCTCATGTGATCACTGTTGCTGACGTTTCTTCTTCCTTTAAGTAGAAAGAGAGTTTGGATCCTCTATGATACGTTACTGCCATCTCCTGGAGTGAGTTGACTCCTGTAGTGTTGGATTTACTGTATCTGATGTTATCCACAAAACATCCTCTGCTCCCaatcatttaatttcattatctTTGTTATTTGTTTCCTACTAAGTAGCACATGTTCTACTGTTTGGTACCAAAACCTGACAATGTGGACGGGATGGATGCTTCTGTTTAATGTGAAGAATGCCATTCCTACAGTATAGCCTCTATTTCCTCTCATGTTTCTGTCAATACCCACGTTTAATTCAATGTAAACGTCATTCCTTATCTCCCCACTAGTTCAAACACAAGaaatattttggggttttactTGATAGTAGAGTAGACATTAAGCCTACTGATGTTGGTTGTTGACAATTAACAACCAGCCAACAGTGGAAAAGAGAGATATTTTTGggtgatttcatttcattttattatacaatAATAGTAACTTTCCCGTCATAAACCACTAGATTACCCGTTTGAACAAGTCTCAAATGTATACTTTGTTTATGATACCTAACTGGGATGTAGTGGAAGTCATCTCCACAAGGTGGCAATATATCTGTCATTTCACGGACAATACTCCAGCAGTCTTGTTCAGAAATATATCCTTTGTTAATTTCCTCTgatcttcttttttgttttaatctctcCAATTTGCCTCAATCTTTTTCAATTTCCCTAAAATTCTACTACCCCTACTGTTTTGACACAACGTGACATAACTAATGGCTGTTGGCCAACTGTGTGTGACAGATTAGtaattgaatgtatttgtttctttgGGGTTTTTTTCAGAAAGGAGTATCATATTTAATACACAGTACATTGCGCAAACATTCTATACACGAAATGTATTGTTGGTATTTTTCATCCAGATAGTTAGATATTATGTTGGATTTAAAGGATTACATGTTGCAGTTGTGCACTTTACTGTGTATAAATGTGACTTAATAAATATAAACCTAAACATGTCAATGTGCACTTCTCAGTTTGCAATGATCTACTATTGTGAAAGGTCAGCATGGACTTTCTGGATTATAACACATTTTGGATGTCTTCACAATGGGTAAAAATTGTGTCCAGGCATGAATGTTGAAAACCCACACTGGGGTGTAAGCTCTCAATTACAGGGACACAAATTAAAAGCTTCACTTATCAGAGCATACCGCCATTGCAGCATAATTACTGTCAGCACTTTTACAGAAAAGATACAGccaaaaaacatgacattactTGGCTCAGCATTTTAGCTTCTCTTAGTTCTGCATTCAGTGCTGCCAGCCATGTTTTACGTCTCAAAGCGCCGATGATTTGGTGTTGGTTTGAAGAATTCCCCTAAAATGGCATAGACTTAGATGCACAGAAGGTTGACACAATTAAATATACTCTGCATTGTATTTCAGAATATGTCAGTGCATTAAATTACCCCTGcaatacatttcagatgtacCACTGTATACAGCATTCAAATAATTAGAAGGCCAACTTGTACATTCACAAGAAGGAAATGCAAATAGTTGCCCAGTTATTGCAGGCAACATTTCAGTGGTTGAGAATGTGTTTAGTGAACAAAAAGTTGCAAGaacgtttttttcttttctttttttagtagTAAGAGCTCCGCGCCATCAGTTTACCAATACTGATTTCCTGTCTCCCCTATTCTTTTTCTAAGTTGTGTATCATCTTGCCTACAGTATGGCCAGTATGAATTCAAGGATTCAAGGTTTTAATTATCCTACagtcatttaaatcaaatagcAAAGTATAAAGTGTGTCTTGAAAGGAAAACCAAGCAACACAGACAATAGTTTCATTTTAAGAAAGGTTAGTTGTGTCAATTACACAGGGCAGAAAACCACATtactgtttaattaaaaaaatattttttaatgtccTTATAAAGAATTTACTGTAATACATTTGAGGAAACCATGCTTTTCCCTGGCATGAGAGGAAATAGAATGGTCATTACCAAACTTTTACCTACTACACACAACACTCTTATTACATTGTTTGTTATAGAACGGGCATACTTGCACATTATGGGTTACGTAAATATTTCTTAAACCATAATGATACACCACAATTAATTCAATCTAGTCTGCAAAAACTCTGATCATTTAGGGAAGTGTTGGTTATTATGCAGTACAAAATATTCCTCCCAATTtcccatttgtttttattgtgacaCTCACTTTTGCAGTTTAATGACCATTTTACATCTGAaactaacaaacacacagtgttCTGGGAGACACAGACTaggtgttgtttgttttgatgaaaagTAGATAGGCTGAAGTATTCAGGTCAGCAGAAATGCACAGAAGGAAGTGTAATGACTTAATTTAGTGCACAGAATGCAAGCATTTTGAAATGACAGCTACTTagttgcaacacatttttaaggtgGGTGCTCTTGGCTCTCAGGCAACGACATGCTGCTGCTTAAAGAGAAGACATTGTGTTCTTATGTCCCAGCAGCATTTaagttttttaatgttattgtaaAGCAATAATACAATTTCACAAGCCTATTTAAACATGacttaaaagtgtaaaataatgtaaaatctAATTGTTAAATCGAAATATAATTCTCCATTATATAACAATTCACAACCCCATTGCTAGTCCATCCAAATAATAAAGTGATTCAGATAAGAGCCACTTTAGCATATGATTAACCTTCCTGTCGAACTCAGTGAGACACAGTTCCTGACATTCACATCGCACTTCATCACACACCCACCTGACTGACATGGCCACAAGGATTCATCTGATTTCCCTTCTAACCTGTGTGTCCATATGATTTTTGTAGTTGAAGGAACATCTTTTGATGCCAGTTATTGCAATTTGCGACGTTTGCTTATAATTTAGAACACTTTTTCTCAGTcaactctgttgtttttctcccccccccctccctccctctctgtctccctctccatAGTGAttcgcctctctctctctcgctccttCATATATGGTGagactccccctcctcttctctgcgCCTCAAAAGCTCGGTCCATAGAACGAAAGCCTCCTTTTCTCCGTTTTTCTTCAGGATGGCATTCTTCAAATATCTTCGCTCTGTTAAGAATGAGATTATCCTTTTCTCAActccatttcttcttcttccactgCCTTTAGTGATCGGGACATCGGTATGTAAATGCTTTTTTAGAAACTATCGATAAATTAGAATGTAACTTCGACACGCTGATATTAAAAGTGGAGCAATTCTGAAAACTATCGTGGATTAAGTTTCAAATAATTGAATATTGGATGTTGGATCAAATTGTTACTATTTTGCAATATATAgctcatcatttatttaagtatgCATGATTCAAAAGTTTAATTTGGGAAACATTTTACATGCAGTTCTAAAACATGAATTCACTAGAGCATCGTAGATTTTGCTTTCCCTCAAAAAAtggcttttaaaataaatgaatctgaTATGCATGGTGCTCTCCTGCACCTGTTTGATGCGCACAACATGCGCACTTGGAGAAGATTGCATGAGAGCCGTCCAGTGTTGCCTGAGGCTGCATTGCTCCGAAGTTCTGTTATTTTAACTCCTTGTTGTTAACATGAAGGGTCATGCCCAGCGTGGGAACACAGAGTCAAGGGGCTCAGTCCCGGTTGCTACTGCTACATGTCACATAGAggcatgcacaaagactgtaAGCATGTTTTGATAGACTTCAATAAGCAGTCATGAACAATGGCATAGTGTGAAGGAAGATAACAGAGTATGAGGTCTCTCAACGATAAAAGCCATAGTCTAGGAGTAGTTGCTTTCTTTAACATGCTGAAgacaaattatgttttataaGCGTCAATACAAGCAACCAAGGTAATTAAATCtcatttaacttaaaaaaaaaacatttgaatgttttcacTGCTGCAGCACAATAcaacataacaaatatatatgcCATGTTATAGTAACTAGAAGGATATTTACAGAGCTCAAAAGTTTGATCTTGGCAAATGTGAAAGGTGACCAGAAAAAACAATAGAACAGCACACATGCTTATCTCTACCCTTTGAACCACCATAACATCCCATTAAAAATGATGTAATACTAATTGATCTCATAAGCTGTTTTAACACCTTATAAGGTGTTTGCTTATTTACAAGTATGTTCTTATATGTTTTTGCAGGAAGCAGAATGTGCCTTTGTGATAATCCTGATGGCAGTTTACTGGTGCACAGAGGTCCTACCACTGGCAATCACTGCTCTTCTCCCAGCCATCCTTTTCCCTTTGTTTGGCATCATGCAATCCAAAGATGTAAGTAAAATAACTGCAACACTGTGTGGAATTTACCCAGGAGGGATGCATTtgtgttcacacacacctgactctGTGTGATCCAGGTGTGTATGCAGTACCTGAAAGACACAAACCTGTTGTTTGTGGGGGGACTGATGGTTGCTGTAGCCGTGGAGCACTGGAATCTGCACAAGCGCATTGCCCTGAGGGTGCTGCTCTTTGTTGGTGTGCGTCCAGCACTGTGAGTGACTTAAACAGGAGATTATGTTTAGCTTTTTATCTTtaacatcaacacatccatAGTTTATCCAACCATGTTTTCAAACAGCTGATATAGTTAAGGAAATATATTTCAAGTAGTTTATTGCCACCATAAAAGTCTCTCTTTGTCCCTTTTTATTGTTGAACCTTGTAAAACATTCAGGGTCTTTCTGTTCAATCAAAGGCCACttacatgttttttatgttatCTTTCTGGCAGTTTGATGTTGGGCTTCATGGGTGTCACAGCCTTCCTGTCCATGTGGATCAGTAACACAGCTACCACAGCCATGATGGTGCCTATTGTGCAagcagtgctgcagcagctcaataaCAGTGAGGCAGAGATACCTCAGATCCTCAGCTCAGAGGAGCCGGAGCAGACATCAGAGACTGACAGCAAACAGGCtccacagacagagaaacagagcgAGGGACAAGGTGAGACATGGTTATCTCCAATTCGAATGTTTTGTTTGGCATAAGAAAAGGTACCAAAAGCTTTTTATGCTTATAAAACTATGTTTCTAGCAGTCTTTTCTT includes the following:
- the wdr81 gene encoding WD repeat-containing protein 81, which gives rise to MDWLMRAVEKELGVDRRQQGPGPRPRELTALVPMRWVMGLRERRIMRCARFDCISEAEIRTYLQCSQAKLPTGWTRVCIQGLRKSKLSYRLARDPCHQQMEFMSQDSYVKTMQCVSQHNVRNLWRDAHYKRVQAYAGASEQMHVAAVDSVRHALQRLFNSTFISSDRVSPSLSPAREKEKENCLPSSSSFFSKSQTDHLCPNVLPAECLLETAEMLYVILPYTQYTLHDIVSFSPAKLANSHAKVLFILYQLLKALQGCHAAGLSCGELSLQDIAVDEQLCSRLKLNLAHYEELGTEWDANSAVTGRQVPKSALPRNNVCVSQENKTFCEDCFDELKKLVLDWVHGRVSNFRYLMELNRLAGRREGDPNYHPVLPWVIDFTVPFGKFRDLRRSKFRLNKGDKQLDFTYEMTKEALAAASGGGVGGSGVGGDLCGSLGAGGAGQSDHLHVPHHISDVLSDITYYVYKARQTPKSVLCSHVRSQWEPNEYPASMERMQSWTPDECIPEFYTDPSIFRSIHPDMPDLDVPSWCKSCEEFIEVHRRLLESREVSQYLHHWIDLTFGYKLSGKEAVKAKNVCLHLVDHHTNLTTYGVVQLFDQPHPPRLSPSQYAPAEPPLLGLAALNVPSLHIPQVSTVADTVDGMVPESTGCESSSWTMVDRDEELEQGMEALDSLASAGSSSSVSSAVPMPSVSTAGGKMVGEHAALIGSQSPSSFPGDFTGLGPGLRTAMLQRGGSTNKKHGEGSLTANVEEIKIVLPEGFNPLQPLEELEKLNNFLVKSLHAEVWHPPGSSDCMRDGVILESLLAHTQLYQRDMQALGVLIAEIFYSSKLRGLKPGTPLRQRFQAVMKLCSASLRDVPLSLHNALETLLLIEKHSGIANSNVPVCPSPLLFKYEPICDGLPPPSPCQFLNPIITPFPFPSYFEALHGFIFSYHSKMETTCSLQGRDVVFHLWQQLETLLRGNITGEGLEILLPFILALMLEESTAVYAAWYLFEPISGVLGPRNANKYLLKPLINVYENPHCLRGRFYLYTDCFILQLIVRLGLQAFLSSVLPHVLQVITGFESSISGSGEESCKGLRGVQCNLGEEEEEEFQCGEVRPPSGTVSGNMGGSSSASGGVGVGGETGMVDYSSGISLNDQVFLSEAEDFQNGFYVNSGAAAGKQQSQNSAAKDQDQESLSVGKLSDKSSTSELSLGDGDSMRDRASLKSADSSQDLKQASEGEEGGELEEEEVTETNEGREDSNVDNMELTLSGFTEASGATVATLEAEFVNGMELEETEKGILGEQEEDDHDQSDESGEKEQKILLDTVCKTVRWLSAKLGPTVTSRYVARNLLRLLTNCYIGIEKHQFVAVASEESSVEGVGMGSVYEKKPVVGDQTAGPVLDCLIYIAQLYGEPVLTYQYLPYIGYLVSPPSSQRLNTRKEASLLGAVALTQKIIVFLSDTTLMDMLMKINQDVLLPLLDLLTTPRMGFPSGVQTRTAVCLKTLGLMALICLRIGREMVQQHMADTLRRFFAVFSLLHSLQPQLDSAPRRVVGDVVVVDVCTPEESNVTYELGVLEELQSVFNPEMAHASYIPFYCLIGDMAIRKLVPNHELVWQLAQSYHQSLRQGSAETYPTAGSRSELPSSSMGVSSGLGGRVGCNPFPAPSTSSSLLGDSLPESGTFGSHLVGNRIQVSRETSYDATSNLSLANSWGRSSHITPIITAASTFTTPSVGTAAFSSSWVTGPTPEDSALKQELPRSGRSLQGNWLAYWQYEIGLNQQDPHFHFHQIRLQSFLGHSGTIKCLAPLAGEDFFLSGSKDKTVKLWPLYNHGDGTQEVEPRHTYNDHRKSIFYVGQLEASQEIVSCDGTVHLWDQYTGKQIRSYEAVDGKNPITAVTTMPAPHCSVVFGSADSILRFIDPRKPGFQHEFRLAYNSVGAGLIRYLAVSPSGRTVAAGFSSGFIVLLDARTGLILKGWPAHEGDILQMKASDGNLVISSSTDYTLAVWKDLEHKPLRHYKSQSDPIHAFDLYGSEIVTGTVANKIGVYSMADISLSPVSSTKLSTENFRGTLTSLAILPTKRLLLLGSENGAIRLLA